One genomic segment of Hydrocarboniclastica marina includes these proteins:
- a CDS encoding DegT/DnrJ/EryC1/StrS family aminotransferase — protein MIPVTKPYLPSQQKLKDYIDSIYERQWLTNNGVLVQELTQRLEAYLGVENLLLVSNGTLALQVAYRSLDIAESNRAATPEAITTPFTFIATASSLKWEGVQPIFADIDSNTWCIDPEKIEAAITPNSRAIVPVHVFGNACDVEAIDRVAARHKLKIVYDASHAFGVRFRNQSLLNYGDASTLSFHATKLFHTIEGGAIVFKRKEDHQRATKLINFGITGPDSIGELGINAKMNEFQAAMGLCVLDEIESNVTARSLVSRHYDKHLPLCVERQQWNMEANSNHAYLPVVFESQAQALAVLHRLSEAGVTARRYFYPSLDQAELEMGTGQTMPVSRDIASRILCLPIYAALKPAELSLITDLVKEVVAS, from the coding sequence ATGATCCCCGTCACTAAGCCCTACCTCCCCAGCCAGCAAAAATTGAAAGACTACATAGATAGTATCTACGAGCGCCAGTGGCTAACTAACAATGGCGTCTTAGTACAGGAGTTGACTCAAAGGTTGGAAGCCTATTTAGGAGTAGAGAACTTGCTGCTTGTATCCAACGGCACGTTGGCATTGCAGGTGGCATACCGATCTCTAGATATTGCTGAAAGCAACCGCGCAGCCACACCTGAAGCAATCACTACGCCGTTTACTTTTATTGCAACGGCTAGTTCACTGAAGTGGGAAGGCGTCCAGCCGATCTTCGCCGATATTGACTCTAACACATGGTGTATTGACCCAGAAAAAATCGAAGCGGCAATCACACCCAATAGCCGCGCGATAGTGCCTGTGCATGTGTTCGGCAACGCGTGTGATGTTGAGGCGATTGACCGTGTTGCTGCCCGTCATAAGCTTAAAATCGTGTATGACGCCTCGCACGCGTTTGGCGTAAGGTTCAGAAATCAGAGCCTGCTCAACTATGGCGATGCGTCGACTCTCAGTTTCCACGCGACCAAACTTTTCCATACCATTGAAGGTGGCGCCATAGTTTTCAAGCGTAAAGAAGACCATCAACGTGCTACTAAGCTGATTAACTTTGGTATCACCGGTCCCGATAGCATCGGTGAGCTAGGCATCAATGCCAAAATGAACGAATTTCAGGCTGCCATGGGACTGTGTGTATTAGATGAGATTGAGTCTAATGTCACAGCTCGCTCATTAGTATCACGGCATTACGATAAACACCTGCCTCTTTGCGTAGAGCGGCAACAGTGGAACATGGAAGCAAACTCAAACCATGCCTATCTACCCGTGGTTTTCGAATCTCAAGCACAGGCGCTGGCCGTTTTACACCGGCTAAGCGAGGCTGGCGTTACTGCAAGGCGCTACTTTTATCCATCACTTGATCAGGCGGAGCTTGAGATGGGGACAGGTCAAACGATGCCGGTATCCCGTGATATAGCAAGCCGCATCTTGTGCTTGCCCATTTACGCGGCCTTAAAGCCAGCAGAATTGTCTCTTATTACCGATCTTGTTAAAGAGGTGGTCGCGTCATGA
- the rfbA gene encoding glucose-1-phosphate thymidylyltransferase RfbA, with the protein MKGIVLAGGSGTRLYPITLGTSKQLLPVYDKPMIYYPLSVLMLAGIRDILIITTPEDEPSFKRALGTGEQFGISLSYAQQPRPDGLAQAFIVGEEFIGDSSVCLVLGDNIFYGQGFTPKLREAVQRTEAGQGATVFGYQVKDPERFGVVAFDTNHRAISIEEKPLKPQSQFAVTGLYFYDNRVVKIAKTIEPSRRGELEITDINRAYLEQGELNVELLGRGFAWLDTGTHESLLEAAQFVETVEKRQGYKIACLEEIAYNQEWLSLDRLVAQADQLKKNGYGEYLMDIAREAK; encoded by the coding sequence ATGAAGGGCATAGTCCTAGCTGGCGGTTCGGGTACCCGCCTTTACCCCATAACCCTCGGGACCTCTAAACAACTTCTGCCTGTTTACGATAAGCCGATGATCTACTATCCGCTTTCTGTACTTATGCTTGCGGGTATTCGCGATATTCTGATTATTACCACGCCTGAAGACGAGCCTAGTTTCAAGCGGGCGCTTGGTACTGGCGAGCAATTCGGTATAAGCCTGAGTTACGCTCAGCAGCCACGGCCGGACGGTCTTGCGCAGGCGTTTATAGTTGGCGAGGAGTTTATCGGGGACAGCAGCGTCTGCCTGGTGCTGGGGGATAATATATTCTATGGCCAGGGTTTTACTCCAAAGTTGCGTGAAGCGGTGCAGCGCACAGAGGCAGGGCAAGGAGCGACTGTTTTCGGCTATCAAGTAAAAGACCCGGAGCGCTTTGGAGTGGTTGCGTTCGACACCAACCACAGAGCAATTTCTATCGAAGAGAAGCCCCTGAAACCACAGTCTCAATTCGCTGTTACCGGCCTGTACTTCTACGATAATCGGGTGGTTAAGATTGCCAAGACGATCGAACCCTCCCGCCGGGGTGAACTGGAAATCACTGACATAAACAGAGCATACCTCGAACAGGGAGAGCTTAACGTCGAACTTCTTGGGCGGGGCTTTGCCTGGCTAGACACCGGTACACATGAGAGTCTGCTGGAAGCTGCCCAGTTTGTAGAAACCGTGGAAAAACGCCAGGGATACAAAATTGCCTGTCTGGAAGAGATTGCCTACAACCAAGAGTGGTTGAGCCTAGATCGCTTAGTGGCACAAGCTGACCAACTCAAGAAAAATGGCTACGGCGAATACCTCATGGACATCGCGAGGGAAGCTAAATGA